One Gloeobacter morelensis MG652769 DNA window includes the following coding sequences:
- a CDS encoding Uma2 family endonuclease has protein sequence MDTAPRLTSADLECLPEDGKRYELIDGELYVSRQPDWRHQYTCVRLSRFLDEWSERSSLGMANAAPGIIFAEDEDVAPDVVWISFVRLAVALQEDGHLHAAPELVIEVLSPGSQNERRDRQTKLKLYARRGVEEYWIADWQQRRVEVFRREQATLVSAATLYESDSLQSPLLSDFCCPVRSLFMRTSSEQESKQR, from the coding sequence ATGGATACGGCACCACGGCTGACTTCTGCGGATCTCGAATGTCTGCCCGAAGACGGCAAGCGCTACGAACTCATCGACGGGGAGTTGTACGTGTCGAGGCAGCCCGACTGGCGGCACCAGTACACCTGCGTGCGCCTGAGCCGGTTTCTCGACGAATGGAGCGAGCGCAGCAGTCTGGGCATGGCGAACGCGGCCCCGGGCATTATCTTTGCCGAGGACGAAGATGTTGCTCCCGATGTGGTCTGGATCAGCTTTGTGCGCCTTGCGGTCGCCCTGCAGGAGGACGGTCACCTCCACGCCGCTCCGGAACTGGTGATCGAAGTGCTCTCGCCAGGGTCGCAAAACGAACGGCGCGACCGCCAGACCAAACTCAAGCTCTACGCCCGCCGCGGTGTCGAGGAGTACTGGATTGCCGATTGGCAGCAGCGCCGCGTCGAGGTGTTTCGCCGCGAGCAAGCCACGCTCGTATCGGCAGCAACACTCTACGAGTCGGACAGCTTGCAATCGCCCTTGCTGAGCGACTTTTGCTGTCCGGTGCGTTCTCTGTTTATGAGAACGTCGTCTGAGCAGGAGTCAAAGCAGCGGTAG
- a CDS encoding VOC family protein has translation MSDLGLTHVALPVSNLDATIDFYGRYARMQVVHRRRDAKSGDEVAWIGDQTRPFVIVLLQKPALEHRLLPPAHLGVACESREEVDRLCAQARSEGCLRNGPDDYGPPVGYWAFLADPDGHTLELSFGQQVSFTVEQAGSGDSLIEAQRRSQLCGLPSEPITP, from the coding sequence ATGAGCGACCTAGGCTTGACCCACGTTGCGCTGCCGGTCAGCAACCTCGATGCCACCATCGATTTTTATGGGCGCTACGCCCGCATGCAGGTGGTCCACCGCCGCCGCGACGCCAAAAGCGGCGATGAGGTGGCCTGGATAGGCGATCAGACGCGGCCGTTTGTGATAGTGCTGTTGCAAAAACCCGCGCTCGAACACCGGTTGCTGCCGCCCGCCCACCTGGGGGTGGCCTGCGAGAGCCGGGAGGAGGTGGATCGCCTCTGCGCCCAGGCCCGGAGCGAAGGCTGCCTGCGCAACGGCCCGGACGATTACGGCCCGCCGGTAGGCTACTGGGCGTTTCTGGCTGACCCCGACGGCCACACGCTGGAATTGTCCTTTGGTCAGCAAGTGAGCTTTACCGTCGAGCAGGCGGGCTCCGGGGACTCGCTGATCGAAGCACAGCGGCGATCACAACTTTGCGGGCTGCCGTCTGAGCCGATCACCCCCTAG
- a CDS encoding sucrose synthase, whose translation MSDLIQTVIDSEEKADLRQFIGLLYQQEKRYLLRSDILRVFSEYCSQAEKEDSFFSGSLLGQLIYFTQEFILENESLCLVLRPVIARQEYFRVNREDLRVEPLSIQEYLDLCDQTTGRFRPQDGDVLELDFQPFYDFSPSIRDSKNIGKGVQFLNRFLSSKLFQDPGKWQQRLFQFLRLHRHNGSQLLINERLQTLSQLSAQLKRVIAFVSARRPEEPYANFRFDLQSLGFEPGWGNTAARVRETLEILDALLDSPDHETLEAFISRIPMVFRVVLVSPHGWFGQEGVLGRPDTGGQVVYVLDQARSLEKQLIEDHTLAGLEPNPKVVILTRLIPNNDGTRSNQRLEKVYGTDNVWILRVPLREFNPAVTQNWISRFEIWPYLESFAIDSEKELMAELRGRPDLIVGNYSDGNLVAFLLARRLGVTQCIIAHALEKSKYSYSNLQWEELDDQYHFSLQFTADLIAMNAANFIVTSTYQEIAGTADSVGQYESHRTFTMPDLYHVVSGIDLFNPKFNVVPPGVNENIYFPYTRTEDRTPGDRERLEQLLFSLDDPDQAYGHLDDPGKRPLFSMARLDRIKNLTGLAECFGRSPALQEHCNLILVAGKLRAEDSTDREEIAEINRLYELIDRYRLEGKIRWLGVRLAKVDSGEIYRVIADRQGVFVQPALFEAFGLTILEAMISGLPTFATRFGGPLEIIQDGVNGFLINPNALEETAEKLLEFVGKCEANPSYWQQISERAVHRVYSTYTWKIHTTRLLTLARVYGFWNYGSQENREDLLRYVEMLFYLLFRPRAQKLLERHSQRDSIE comes from the coding sequence ATGTCCGACCTGATTCAGACGGTCATCGACAGCGAGGAAAAGGCCGACCTGCGCCAGTTTATCGGCTTACTCTACCAGCAAGAAAAGCGTTACTTATTGCGAAGCGATATTCTGCGAGTCTTCTCGGAATACTGCTCCCAGGCCGAAAAAGAAGACAGCTTTTTCTCGGGATCGCTCCTCGGTCAGCTCATTTACTTTACCCAAGAATTTATTCTCGAAAACGAGAGTCTGTGCCTGGTGTTGCGGCCGGTGATCGCCCGACAGGAGTACTTCCGGGTCAATCGCGAGGATCTGCGCGTCGAACCGCTCAGCATCCAGGAGTACCTCGATCTGTGCGATCAGACCACCGGCCGCTTTCGGCCCCAGGACGGCGATGTGCTCGAACTGGACTTTCAGCCGTTTTATGATTTTTCACCGAGCATCCGCGACTCCAAAAACATCGGCAAAGGGGTACAGTTTCTCAACCGCTTTCTGTCGAGCAAACTCTTTCAAGATCCAGGCAAGTGGCAGCAGCGGCTGTTTCAATTTCTCCGGCTGCACCGCCACAACGGCAGCCAACTGCTCATCAACGAGCGCCTCCAGACGCTCAGCCAGCTGAGCGCGCAGCTCAAGCGCGTCATCGCCTTTGTAAGCGCCCGCCGCCCGGAGGAGCCCTACGCCAATTTCCGCTTCGACCTGCAATCGCTCGGCTTCGAGCCGGGCTGGGGCAACACCGCCGCCCGCGTGCGCGAGACGCTCGAAATTCTAGACGCGCTGCTCGATTCGCCCGACCACGAGACGCTCGAAGCATTCATCTCGCGCATCCCGATGGTTTTTCGGGTGGTGCTCGTCTCTCCCCACGGCTGGTTCGGCCAGGAAGGCGTGCTGGGCCGCCCCGACACCGGCGGCCAGGTGGTCTACGTGCTCGATCAGGCGCGCAGTCTAGAAAAGCAGCTCATCGAAGATCACACCCTGGCCGGTCTGGAACCGAACCCCAAAGTGGTCATCCTCACCCGCCTCATCCCCAACAACGATGGCACCCGCTCCAACCAGCGGCTCGAAAAAGTCTACGGCACCGACAACGTCTGGATTTTGCGGGTGCCCCTGCGCGAATTTAACCCGGCGGTGACCCAGAACTGGATTTCCCGCTTCGAGATCTGGCCCTACCTTGAATCGTTCGCCATCGACTCTGAAAAAGAACTGATGGCCGAACTGCGGGGACGACCCGATTTGATCGTCGGCAACTACTCCGACGGCAACCTGGTGGCCTTTTTGCTGGCGCGGCGGCTCGGGGTGACCCAGTGCATCATCGCCCACGCCCTCGAAAAATCAAAATACTCTTACTCAAATCTGCAGTGGGAGGAACTCGACGATCAGTACCATTTCTCGCTGCAATTTACCGCCGATCTGATCGCGATGAACGCCGCCAACTTCATCGTCACCAGCACCTACCAGGAGATCGCGGGCACCGCCGACAGCGTCGGGCAGTACGAGTCGCACCGCACCTTCACGATGCCCGATTTGTACCATGTCGTCTCGGGGATCGACCTGTTCAATCCGAAGTTCAACGTCGTGCCGCCGGGGGTCAATGAAAATATCTATTTTCCTTACACCCGCACCGAGGACCGCACCCCGGGCGACCGCGAGAGGCTCGAACAACTGCTCTTTAGCCTCGACGATCCCGACCAGGCCTACGGCCACCTCGACGATCCCGGCAAGCGCCCGCTCTTTTCGATGGCTCGCCTCGATCGAATCAAGAACCTGACCGGACTGGCGGAGTGCTTCGGCCGCAGCCCCGCCCTGCAGGAGCACTGCAACTTGATCTTGGTGGCGGGCAAATTGCGCGCTGAAGATTCTACTGACCGCGAGGAAATCGCCGAGATCAACCGGCTTTACGAGCTCATCGACCGCTATCGCCTGGAGGGCAAAATTCGCTGGCTGGGGGTGCGCCTGGCCAAGGTCGATTCCGGTGAAATCTACCGGGTGATCGCCGATCGCCAGGGGGTCTTCGTGCAGCCGGCCCTTTTTGAGGCGTTTGGTCTGACGATTCTTGAGGCGATGATCTCGGGTTTACCTACCTTTGCGACGCGCTTTGGCGGGCCGCTCGAAATCATTCAGGACGGCGTCAACGGATTTTTGATTAATCCGAATGCGCTCGAGGAGACGGCGGAGAAGCTGCTCGAATTTGTGGGCAAGTGCGAGGCCAATCCCAGCTACTGGCAGCAGATCTCCGAGCGGGCCGTCCACCGGGTCTACAGCACCTACACCTGGAAAATCCACACCACCCGGCTGCTCACCCTGGCGCGGGTCTACGGCTTCTGGAACTACGGCTCCCAGGAGAACCGCGAAGACCTGCTCCGCTACGTCGAGATGCTCTTTTATCTGCTCTTTAGGCCGCGGGCGCAGAAGTTGCTGGAGCGGCACTCCCAGCGCGATTCGATAGAATAA
- a CDS encoding globin family protein: protein MALQVKLLEQSFEGVKPNAGAFAASFYDTLFSDFPQTQALFAHSDMQAQQQKLLTSLVLVVENLRQPQVLSEALQSLGNRHAGYGIVPEHYPMVGTALLKTFETYLGDAWTPEVKQAWTDAYGAITGLMLAGAES, encoded by the coding sequence ATGGCCTTGCAGGTGAAGTTGTTGGAACAGAGTTTTGAGGGCGTCAAACCAAACGCCGGCGCCTTTGCCGCCAGCTTTTACGACACTCTTTTTTCGGATTTTCCGCAGACGCAAGCACTGTTTGCCCACAGCGATATGCAAGCCCAGCAGCAGAAATTGCTCACCTCGCTGGTGCTGGTGGTCGAAAACCTGCGCCAACCCCAGGTGCTCAGCGAAGCCTTGCAGAGTCTGGGCAATCGCCACGCGGGCTACGGCATCGTTCCCGAGCACTACCCGATGGTGGGCACTGCACTGCTCAAGACCTTCGAGACTTACCTGGGCGACGCCTGGACCCCCGAGGTCAAACAAGCCTGGACGGATGCTTATGGTGCCATCACCGGGCTGATGCTCGCCGGGGCCGAAAGCTGA
- a CDS encoding HEAT repeat domain-containing protein, translated as MENSADQLRARLASDVVGERIAAALDLRFLAPEEAVPLLQQAAQDSSSLVRVYAAVGLGKQKAPGCFETLADMAALDAVGSVRAEAAGSLGALGEARAFEVLERVYREDTDWIVRYSAVVALGQLGEARAFDVLCDALASSEEMTRDAAITALGALANPLAVERLLPFVGHPQAEVRRRLAHALGRLGDPAVRSALTYLARDSDPKVTEAAAHALQRLPADTNLADGEGER; from the coding sequence ATGGAAAATTCGGCGGATCAGTTGCGCGCCCGGCTTGCCAGTGACGTCGTCGGCGAGCGGATCGCCGCTGCCCTCGATTTGCGCTTTCTGGCGCCCGAGGAGGCGGTGCCATTGTTGCAGCAGGCGGCACAAGATTCTTCCTCGCTGGTGCGCGTCTACGCGGCGGTGGGCCTGGGTAAACAAAAAGCCCCCGGCTGCTTCGAGACCCTGGCAGACATGGCTGCGCTCGACGCGGTGGGCTCGGTGCGCGCCGAGGCGGCCGGATCGCTCGGAGCCCTGGGCGAGGCGCGCGCCTTCGAGGTGCTGGAGCGGGTCTACCGCGAAGATACCGACTGGATCGTGCGCTACAGCGCCGTCGTCGCCCTGGGCCAACTGGGCGAGGCGCGCGCCTTCGACGTGCTGTGCGACGCCCTCGCCAGCTCCGAAGAAATGACCCGCGACGCCGCGATCACCGCCCTGGGCGCTCTGGCCAATCCCCTGGCCGTCGAGCGGCTGCTGCCTTTTGTCGGCCACCCGCAGGCGGAGGTGCGCCGCCGCCTGGCCCACGCCCTGGGTCGGCTGGGCGATCCGGCCGTCCGCTCCGCCCTCACATATCTGGCCAGGGACAGCGACCCCAAGGTGACCGAGGCCGCCGCCCACGCCCTGCAACGGTTGCCCGCCGACACCAACCTGGCCGATGGCGAAGGTGAGCGTTAG
- a CDS encoding ABC transporter permease: MAVIELSDFAPRLRHNWRVRYVRVLQLFWSTAIAAEAEYRANFLLAAVNSLGNLAGSLFGLFLFYRADYTFAGWRWEEALVVLGIFTVFQGFSATFLSPNLNRIVQQVQQGTLDFVLLKPISSQFWLSARTVSPWGLPDLLFGMLLIFYAGAQLGIQSLDYLLAAVPLACGFAILYSLWFMLGATSIWFVKIYNVTEVLNGLLEAGRYPMVAYPVAYRFFFTFVIPVAFLTTIPAEALLGRGEIGWLFAAGALAAGLLVASGLFWRFALRYYTSASS, translated from the coding sequence ATGGCGGTTATAGAGCTGTCGGATTTTGCTCCTCGACTCCGCCATAATTGGCGTGTGCGCTACGTTCGCGTGTTGCAGTTATTTTGGTCCACGGCCATCGCCGCCGAGGCGGAGTACCGTGCCAACTTTTTGCTCGCCGCCGTCAACAGCCTCGGCAATCTGGCCGGAAGTCTGTTTGGGCTGTTTCTGTTCTATCGGGCCGACTACACCTTCGCCGGTTGGCGCTGGGAGGAGGCGCTGGTGGTGCTGGGCATCTTCACCGTCTTCCAGGGCTTTTCGGCGACTTTTTTGAGCCCCAATCTCAATCGCATCGTGCAGCAGGTGCAGCAGGGCACCCTCGATTTTGTGCTGCTTAAGCCCATCAGCAGCCAGTTCTGGCTCTCGGCGCGCACAGTCTCGCCCTGGGGGTTGCCGGATCTCTTGTTTGGGATGCTCTTGATTTTCTACGCGGGCGCCCAACTGGGCATCCAGTCGCTCGACTACCTGCTTGCGGCGGTGCCGCTGGCCTGCGGTTTTGCAATTCTCTACAGCCTCTGGTTTATGCTCGGGGCGACGAGCATCTGGTTTGTGAAAATCTACAACGTCACCGAGGTGCTCAACGGGCTCCTGGAAGCGGGCCGCTATCCGATGGTGGCCTACCCGGTCGCCTACCGCTTCTTTTTTACCTTCGTGATCCCGGTGGCGTTTTTGACGACCATTCCGGCAGAAGCACTCCTGGGTCGCGGCGAAATCGGCTGGCTGTTTGCCGCCGGAGCGCTCGCGGCGGGCTTGCTTGTGGCTTCGGGATTGTTTTGGCGCTTTGCCTTGCGGTACTACACCAGCGCTTCCAGTTAG
- a CDS encoding FG-GAP repeat domain-containing protein, which yields MEPICRYFAKLSSQVLKAAPLSKGHSCLGLSMSVSLARAAAVGISWLALSTGLAQPLPAAIEFAEAPTVAVGRAPEAVVKGDFDGDGDLDLAVANNGSDDVSILSNNGRGRFRRSATVRAGDGPSGIVAADLNGDGRVELAVANADDGTVSVLVNNGSGGFSPGATVAVGEYARGITSGDLDGDGDLDLAVTNQFSSNVSILLNSGGTLAPAVNVSTGTSPSDVVAGDFDGDGDLDLAVINSPQYGTGASLLINNGDGSFAAGITIASFYFYNQAESLVAGDFDGDSDLDLAVNLDGGYVPPYIALLRNNGLGDFTVSSSKPDVSGGGSAIESADFDGDGDLDLFASGRFSNTVSVIRNNGTDFASETRFVAGRSVQGLAVGDFDGDGDPDVAAANYESNNLSVLFNARNLLVAPKVIKFGSFYTSSFAFGEIDGDGDLDLVALNSSGTGIYLNRGNSLFAPARTTVPLGGNSVALDDFEGDGDLDLIVADDGSSAVFLNDGSGQFPAQPITGQAGGVAVATADVDGDGDTDIATASGSTVQLLVNLGGSLAAPVGFPVGGSAGDLAFGDVDGDGDADLVTRSQSSGSVSVLKNAGGVFAAPLVLSVGDNPEDLALGDIDGDGDLDIGVSRGFPDSAVALLRNDGTGNFGAPTQLPVGDDNLSGLLLADFDNDGDLDLATSESVGVAVRENLGGGSFSNVATTAVVAEGPSAGLQAGDLDGDGDLDVGAPSSLLFAGTDTLTILRNSLVPSLP from the coding sequence ATGGAACCGATTTGCCGCTATTTTGCCAAGCTTTCCAGCCAGGTACTCAAAGCCGCCCCCCTGTCCAAGGGCCACTCCTGTCTGGGGCTGTCGATGTCTGTGTCGCTCGCTCGGGCTGCGGCTGTCGGTATCAGTTGGCTGGCTTTGAGCACCGGTCTTGCCCAACCGCTACCGGCCGCCATCGAATTTGCCGAGGCGCCCACCGTGGCGGTGGGCAGAGCTCCCGAAGCGGTGGTCAAGGGCGATTTCGACGGCGACGGCGATCTGGATCTAGCCGTGGCCAACAACGGCTCCGACGACGTCTCGATTTTAAGCAACAACGGTCGGGGGCGGTTCAGACGCTCAGCCACGGTGCGGGCCGGTGACGGACCGAGTGGGATCGTAGCCGCCGATCTCAACGGCGACGGCCGGGTAGAGCTGGCCGTTGCCAACGCCGACGACGGCACCGTCAGCGTCCTGGTCAACAACGGCAGCGGCGGATTCAGCCCGGGAGCAACCGTCGCCGTGGGCGAATATGCGCGGGGGATCACCAGCGGCGACCTGGACGGCGACGGCGATCTCGATCTGGCGGTGACCAACCAGTTCAGCTCTAACGTGTCGATCCTGCTCAATAGCGGCGGCACCCTCGCCCCGGCCGTGAACGTGAGCACCGGTACATCTCCGAGTGACGTGGTGGCGGGCGACTTTGACGGCGACGGCGATCTGGATCTAGCCGTCATCAACAGCCCACAATATGGCACCGGCGCCTCGCTGCTGATCAACAACGGCGACGGCAGCTTTGCCGCCGGGATCACCATCGCCTCGTTCTATTTCTACAATCAGGCCGAGTCGCTGGTCGCCGGGGACTTCGACGGGGACAGCGATCTGGATCTGGCGGTCAACCTCGACGGTGGTTACGTCCCCCCTTACATCGCGCTCCTGCGCAACAACGGTCTTGGCGACTTTACGGTAAGCTCCTCGAAGCCGGACGTCAGCGGAGGCGGCTCGGCCATCGAAAGCGCCGACTTTGACGGTGACGGCGATCTCGACTTGTTCGCCTCCGGCAGATTTTCGAATACGGTCTCTGTTATTCGTAACAACGGCACGGACTTTGCCAGCGAGACCCGCTTTGTGGCGGGCCGGAGTGTTCAGGGTCTTGCTGTGGGTGATTTTGACGGCGATGGCGACCCGGATGTCGCAGCGGCCAATTACGAAAGCAACAACCTGTCGGTGCTGTTCAACGCGCGCAACCTGCTGGTGGCACCGAAAGTGATCAAGTTTGGCAGCTTCTACACGTCATCGTTCGCCTTCGGCGAAATCGACGGCGACGGCGATCTCGACCTGGTGGCGTTGAACAGCAGCGGCACCGGCATCTACCTCAACCGGGGCAACAGCCTCTTTGCCCCTGCACGCACCACCGTCCCCCTGGGAGGCAACAGTGTCGCCCTGGACGACTTTGAAGGCGACGGCGATCTGGACTTGATCGTCGCCGACGATGGCTCCTCCGCCGTCTTTCTCAACGATGGATCGGGCCAATTTCCTGCCCAACCGATCACCGGGCAAGCGGGAGGTGTCGCCGTCGCCACCGCCGATGTGGACGGCGACGGCGACACCGACATCGCCACAGCTTCGGGAAGTACCGTGCAACTTCTGGTCAACCTCGGCGGCAGCCTGGCTGCCCCGGTCGGCTTTCCCGTCGGCGGCTCAGCGGGCGACCTGGCCTTCGGCGACGTGGACGGCGACGGAGACGCGGATCTGGTGACGCGCAGTCAGTCCTCGGGCAGCGTTTCGGTGCTCAAGAACGCAGGCGGCGTTTTCGCGGCACCGTTGGTCCTGAGCGTCGGCGACAACCCGGAGGATCTTGCCCTGGGTGACATCGACGGCGACGGCGACCTCGACATCGGCGTATCGCGGGGTTTCCCAGACAGCGCGGTGGCCCTGCTGCGCAACGACGGCACCGGCAACTTCGGTGCTCCGACGCAACTCCCGGTGGGTGACGATAACCTGTCGGGCCTGTTGCTGGCGGACTTCGACAACGACGGCGACCTCGATCTGGCAACCTCCGAAAGCGTCGGCGTCGCGGTCCGCGAGAACCTGGGCGGTGGCAGCTTCTCCAATGTCGCCACGACCGCTGTGGTAGCGGAGGGACCCTCCGCCGGGTTGCAGGCGGGCGATCTCGACGGTGACGGGGATCTGGACGTGGGCGCGCCGTCCTCTTTGCTGTTCGCAGGGACCGACACGTTAACCATCCTGCGCAATTCCCTGGTACCGTCGCTGCCCTGA
- a CDS encoding metallophosphoesterase: MLTRRQLLCGGLAAIGGSAVALPAWALHEADSLQLERVRVQVRGLGRPLKVAQLSDIHWDHANVPWRSIERAVEMVNALDVDLVALTGDYVTHHPRPIHELAPALGRLRSRHGSFAVLGNHDNVRYDSRRKIKKALERAGIGVLENRWTALGDLAVGGTGDLWFGPYDPAAALTSLRGRRPTLLLSHNPDTFWRLGDFRIDLQLSGHTHGGQVRLPGLGPVLALNNRFSQKVKHYLPALAAAWPYKGWVIKSSAWAGLYRQADNQLYVSRGMGRFKRLSIGCPPEVTLIDLLPVA, translated from the coding sequence ATGCTCACCAGACGCCAACTACTGTGCGGGGGTCTTGCGGCCATAGGCGGCAGCGCTGTCGCCCTGCCCGCCTGGGCGCTGCACGAGGCCGATTCGTTGCAGCTTGAGCGGGTGCGGGTGCAGGTGCGCGGCCTCGGCCGGCCGCTCAAAGTGGCGCAGTTGAGCGATATTCACTGGGATCACGCCAATGTGCCCTGGCGGTCGATCGAGCGGGCGGTGGAGATGGTCAATGCCCTCGATGTCGATCTGGTGGCCCTCACGGGCGACTATGTCACCCACCATCCCCGGCCCATCCACGAACTAGCCCCGGCCCTGGGCCGACTGCGCTCCCGCCACGGCAGCTTCGCGGTATTGGGCAACCACGACAACGTCCGCTACGACTCGCGGCGCAAGATCAAAAAAGCGCTGGAGCGCGCCGGGATCGGTGTACTCGAAAACCGCTGGACCGCACTGGGCGACTTGGCGGTAGGCGGCACGGGAGATCTGTGGTTCGGCCCCTACGACCCGGCGGCCGCGCTCACCTCGCTGCGGGGCCGCCGGCCGACGCTGCTGCTGTCGCACAACCCCGACACCTTCTGGCGGCTGGGTGATTTTCGCATCGATTTGCAGCTTTCGGGCCACACCCACGGCGGGCAGGTGCGGCTGCCGGGTCTCGGCCCGGTGCTCGCCTTGAACAATCGCTTCAGCCAGAAAGTCAAGCACTACCTGCCGGCACTAGCCGCCGCCTGGCCCTACAAAGGCTGGGTGATCAAATCGAGCGCCTGGGCGGGGCTGTACCGCCAGGCGGACAACCAGCTCTACGTCTCGCGGGGCATGGGCCGCTTCAAGCGCCTGAGTATCGGCTGCCCGCCGGAGGTGACGCTCATCGATCTGCTGCCTGTGGCCTGA
- a CDS encoding type II toxin-antitoxin system VapC family toxin codes for MSHHPLVLVDSGVLFAFYSNTDTHHSRVVRFFANCTSRLLTTPSCVTEVNWLLSRNWRTQNEFLLDLAREVYECVPLLPQDFVRIAELNAQYADLPGDFADLSLVAISERLDIAAVASLDSDFDIYRRYRKQPFVRIL; via the coding sequence GTGAGCCACCACCCACTCGTCCTGGTCGACAGCGGCGTCCTGTTTGCTTTCTACAGCAACACCGATACTCATCACAGTCGGGTGGTGCGGTTTTTTGCAAATTGTACAAGTCGGCTGCTAACTACCCCCAGCTGTGTGACGGAGGTGAACTGGTTGCTCAGCCGCAACTGGCGAACCCAGAACGAGTTTTTACTGGATCTGGCCCGCGAAGTCTACGAGTGTGTTCCCCTGCTTCCCCAAGACTTTGTTCGCATCGCCGAGTTGAATGCCCAGTACGCGGATCTGCCTGGGGATTTTGCCGATTTGTCGCTGGTTGCGATCTCTGAGCGGCTGGATATCGCTGCCGTTGCAAGCCTCGATAGCGACTTCGATATCTACCGGCGCTACCGTAAGCAGCCGTTCGTCCGCATTCTTTAG
- a CDS encoding DUF3598 family protein encodes MSDSTASQWDRLLKNLGAWRGSFTRLSPTGEQLDDLPSLVSLEGLDEHRTIHQIVRLTSPVDGAVVSEKSFRYSSLNQNIQFFPDGAFCQGSVQIAPFGDFGAEFGLIAGNRRLRLVQLYDNEHRLSRLTLIREHREDRPEPESPPLTVEALEGTWQGESLSLYPDFQPPSVAKTFLTVERRGDQLVQQLRSDHFEWSSTARIDGARLLFEEGSQPVQVLLMAGGASCTGPLVHTWGKPVFMEVGWLVEPGLRQRMIRRFAAKGEWVSLTLVTERRV; translated from the coding sequence ATGAGCGATTCGACCGCTTCCCAGTGGGACCGTCTGCTGAAGAACCTCGGAGCCTGGAGGGGTTCTTTTACGCGCCTCTCGCCCACCGGCGAACAACTGGACGATCTGCCCAGTCTGGTAAGCCTGGAGGGCCTCGACGAGCACCGCACCATCCACCAGATCGTCCGGCTCACCTCGCCGGTCGATGGTGCGGTGGTCAGTGAAAAATCTTTCCGCTATAGCTCTTTGAATCAAAACATCCAATTTTTTCCGGACGGCGCCTTTTGCCAGGGCTCGGTGCAAATTGCCCCCTTTGGCGATTTTGGGGCCGAGTTCGGCCTGATTGCAGGCAACCGGCGATTGCGGCTGGTACAACTTTACGACAACGAGCACCGCCTGTCGCGGCTCACGCTCATCCGCGAGCACCGCGAAGACCGCCCTGAACCGGAATCGCCGCCCCTGACCGTCGAAGCGCTCGAAGGCACGTGGCAGGGTGAATCGCTGAGCCTGTATCCCGATTTCCAACCGCCTTCTGTGGCAAAGACCTTCCTCACCGTCGAGCGCCGGGGGGACCAGCTGGTGCAACAGTTGCGCTCGGACCATTTCGAATGGAGTTCCACCGCCCGGATCGATGGGGCGCGCCTGCTGTTTGAGGAAGGTTCCCAGCCGGTGCAGGTGCTGCTGATGGCGGGTGGCGCCTCCTGCACCGGCCCCCTCGTCCACACCTGGGGCAAGCCGGTGTTTATGGAGGTGGGCTGGCTGGTGGAGCCGGGGCTGCGCCAGCGGATGATCCGCCGCTTCGCTGCCAAGGGCGAGTGGGTAAGCCTGACACTGGTTACCGAGCGCCGGGTTTAG